The Solea senegalensis isolate Sse05_10M linkage group LG12, IFAPA_SoseM_1, whole genome shotgun sequence DNA segment CTTTTGTTATTTGGTTTCCACACTGCAGTTTGCCGTGTTGACTGCATCGGTTAGATCAAaccactatgacattttgtaaCAGCGCTTTGATGGTCAACAgcaaaacattacaaaacacacaacaactaATGTCCTTTTGTTCTGTCTTTCTTAACAGGTGGAGACAACAGCCTCAGTGAGACTGACATGAGTTTAAGGCGACCACTGACGGAGGAGGAGAAACGTGAGCAGGTTAAAAGGTAAGAGTCTCCACACTATTGCCCATACTACGTGATACAGATTTAATCTATAAGAACAGGGATAAtcctaataatgataatgataatattcCTCAAGACAGTACACTTTGCTAGAGATAGTGACAGAACAAAGTTAGCTCATCAGTGTGTTGGTGTGTCTCTTTCAGGCTAGAGGAGCTGATGCGGATGAAGCAGGCAGAGCGAAGAGAGCGAGAGCGGGCAGATGAAGTGGATAGGGAGAAGCAGCGGAGGAGGCATGGTCAAGAACTGCAGCAGGTCCGACAAAAAATACAGGATGATGAGATGAAGAAGCTCGCTGACCAGCGTAGgaaagagaagatggaggacAAAATGGCAAGGTAAAGTATTGATTGAAAAGAAGAAGTAACATTTCAGTGTCAGCAAAAGTAGACTCATTGTACCCGTTTTTATCCTGTTTAAGCTGTGATTCAAGAAATATTTGACTTAATTAATATTGTCCATGTTTTCATGCACTTTCTTTGAAATGCATTCTAAGgagtccaaatgttttttttaaattatttttacacCATTAAACGTTCTTAATTTaagtatttataaaaaacaactgGGGTTGCATTGTTGAGGTCTGGATCCAGGCAGGGAGCCACACCACTCATTACTcctgaaataaaagtgaaaacaaaactgtcagTGTTTAAAGATGCTTTTCTTTATTCTCTGCCAGGCAAAGGGTTAAAGATAAGATCGCacgagacagagaggagagagcgcAGAAGGTACAGCTGTCACTTTCCATTGTCTTGTTCAATTCTCATTCTGTTACTATTTTCACTTCTGTTAAAAACTGTAACTTACTTATGGCGTTTGTCCTGTTCAGTTTGGAGGAGGACCACCTCCGAGCACAGCTGCGTCATCTCAACCTGCTCAGCCCAGCCCGACTTCACCCACTGGTCAGGGTCCTCCACCCACTAAGAGAGAGTACGACGAGTCCAGGATACAGGTACAGTCTTCGCATAATTATGTGGAACATGTTTTAACATGTGTAGTTGGTGAAAAGACCAGAGAAGTTCATATCGTCCGAAAGAGCACAAACAAACCCATCACACAAACTGACCTCTCGTTTCAAATCGCCAGGCTCCTCTGTTGATGTGACTCACATCTGATTTTCAGGGCTGCATGGAATCTGGTTGTCAACACCAACTTGTTTTGAAACCAGGTTTGATCAGATTGTGTAAAATGATCATATCAGAATCTATGCATGTGTTGAGCAGCAGTGCATCAAACAGAGAAGAGGGTAACCATGTCTCCCTCTTAAATACTGAGCGGTCTCACAAGTATGACCTTTTCTGTTGTTGACACATGCAAAAAGGTACcggtgcatgcatgtgtgccaTTCGAGGCGAACAGTTGAAAAACACGCAATTATGAATGTGAACTGTCAAAATTAGAGCTGTAATGAATTGGAAGTGAACTATGTGGCTGTAATGAGAAGTCCTTCTTCCCCACCTGCTCTAAACAGATTCGTCTGCTGGACGGCTCGACCATCACGGCAGTCTTTAAGGCCCAGGAGCCGCTGGCGGCAGTGCGCGTCTACGTGCAGGTGAATGGCAACACACCTGAGGGCCAGGACTTCACGCTGCTGTCGCCCTATCCCCGTCAAGTCTACACTGAACTGGATATGGAGAAACCTCTGAAAGAGCTGGGTGAGCACAGCTGTGGAAATAAATGCATTTGAACAAAGAATGTGTGACATCACATCATAAAGCATTAATACTGGTCTTAAGAGgacaactgaactgaacaagGTGCATGTTCTTAAAAGGGATATGATAGTGACTATAGCAAAACACGGAAGGCGTTACACTGTGTTCATACATGTACACTGtcgtcttgttttattttttataaacattaaaCCTATTTTAATGTCAAACCGGTAGAGATTGAaagagagtcagtcagtcagtcatcatctaaccgctttatcctccaccagagggtcgcggggggtgctgtgccaatctcagctacatcgggcgataggcggggtacaccctggacagttcgccagtccatcgcagggccacacacagctagagacaaacaaccattcactctcacactcattcctatggtcaatttagagtgtccaattcacctaatccccacattgcatgtttttggactgtgggaggaagccggagaacccggagagaacccacgcacacacagggagaacatgcaaactccatgcagaaaggcccttgttccaaccggggtgTTTGCTTTAAAACAGCTTTATGACAATCTCTCCACTTTTATCCGTTTATATTGTAACaaatctccactgcagaccctcACTTTGAGTCTCTTTTTCATAGTGTAGAATTGTTATTAGATTTAGCTTTGTTTAGCTAGTTTTTAAATAAGTTTGCAACATTAATACTCTGTACCGTAAACATCTGTCATTGAAAGAAACTCCTTCTCAACAAATTTCATGCTGAAGGAATCTTTATTCCTCTTTACTGGTTGCATTGGattgccttttttctttttacaactttttttccGTCTCTTTAGGTTTGGTGCCTTCAGCTGTTCTAGTGGTTTCCAAAAAGTAAGATCAGGAGGATCTGCTCTATGAGCCTACCTCACTTCTTCCACTACATCACCACCCGATCCACCAGGAAATGACTGATCCAGGAAGAGAGCCCCCCATGTTTTAGTATCACTCAGTAAAGCCGGCTATCTGAACTGAGGTTGAGATGGAGGTGAAAtgggaaattgtttttttttcttcccaaacGACAAACCGAGGGTAGCCCTTTGTCACTCTGGGCTGATTTTACTGACTTGATAGCTGACTTCTGACTGATACTGCTTCAAGGAGCACTGCTCGTGGTTTCAGcgacacattttacaaaaagaaaaaacaatataaacatcATCCAGTTTTCACCTGATCCTTACACAGCAAGGCACCACAGAGATATTCGATTGGTTCTGAAAGGGCCTTAAATTGAACCCCCTCTAGTTTCTTGATTTTGTGACATTCTacttttgacagttttttttatatcttaaaGTATATTACCTACAGTTATGTCTACATAATCACCAAGGATCTACTTACAATAAAACTAACTTGGAGAATTATGTTGGTGGACTGGATTTTCTTAACAGCAATAATTATAAGACTGGGGATAATGGTGATGACATATAGGATGTTATCAGGGTGTTGATTTAGAAGGTGGGGTTTGAGGGAAGAGAAATGGGACAAACCGGGATTTGACATAGTAATTTATTGTGCCGTTTTCATTGGAGTGGATCATAAAGTAAATAGCAAGCATATAAAGTCGGGAGTCTGCACACAACACCACTAACCACTGTTGCACATACGTGATTGTagtgagaaaacaaaatcaatgtaCGCTGGATTACTTTTAGCAACAGTTTCAGGGTTCCAGTATGATGCAGGTTAACTCCCCCTTCAGAGGCTGTAGCCTTTAAAAACCACAATAACTTCAGTTATTGACCACAAGAGACGTGAACACAACATTGACAAGTCCTTTTAAACTGACAGTATTGGCAAGAAGTTGCACTTTCAACAGGTAAGGGGTCACATTATCATCCATAGGGCTGAATTTCTAACTTCCAATACTTTTACACAATGGTACATACGTGTTCGTTTTAACCATGCCATAATACTTAATGccttttaatcatttaaaaagagagTGCCTTGGAGTTTGACTTATGGTGTATTGCCACGGGTCTACTCGCCCCGGTATGACAcagcacgattaggttgcatctccactacagtACCTACTTAGTACCTACTTAAAGtaggtggagtcatcactgcacgactgagtgaaactgcggtgactaagttttatatgcaacacacactagtgactttacaccagacttctgtaattgttggagattgacccacgtttttaggattgttaagtagttttaactcaTTTgcaattcggcactgttcggcttgatttcttgGTCTGTAATGCCGCTCGCGATCAccggcgctgtccctaaatacaccactccactttaaaagactcctgttaaatataccggtttccctggtagttgttggagattaacccacatttttaggattattaagtagtttttagtgatttacagttcggtgctgttcggcttgatttgtgagtGGGAggactcttcctgtgactggACTCTGgccagtctgaccaatcatcgcatagtacctactactagcacgcttggaacctcgccggagcaggtactacaaatagtacctggtaccgagtactatgctagtggaaacactacttaaaccgtgctGGGGCGAGTAGTAGTCAATGAGTTTCCCATTTTAAGAGAATCTCTTACCGCAGGTAACCCAAAATGCTTTACTTCTGTGGTGTCGACCTTCCTCTGTAAAAATGTTGGTACCTAATGAGTTACTCTCATCTGTGATGGTGAGCCAGTAACCACACAGCATGCTGTTTCACTTTGAAATCTAACATTGCTTGCGATTGTCTCGAGGCGTGCAGAAAGTTATAACCAAAGAAAGAACTCATTCCCCAGAGGAGAAGAGATGGATGGGGCCTaatatgtgagtgagtgtgttttgaGCGAAAGATCTGGAGTGCATGGAATAAATATGAGAGCAGAAAAATGTATTGTGTGATATAAATATTTTGGTAAaactgatatatttttttttaattctgtaaaAATATCTTGTATGGGTGTCAGTACTGAAGACCGCAGAATTTACAAGTGAACATACTGCTGCCTGTGCCTGTCTGAGGTGCTGAACAGGTTTTTAGCGCCATCTACTGGCAGCTCACTAAACAGACTGAAAAGCTCCATGAGGCCAAAGGTCATTGCAGATTATGgttaatgttgtcattttatacAGTTTTAGAAGTACCAACAAGATTCTGATCATAGGGAAAAACTAAAGGAGGAGTTAAAATCAATTCACAGGCCAGCACTCCCACATTTCCTTTATGAAACTCAGGAAGCAGAAGTACTATTAGACTATTAGTAATAATCTAATGCTCTTGCTACTTGCACATGTACAAAACATGTACATCCAGCCAATGAGAGAGGCAAGGCCATGATGCACAGAGATCTCCGGACTCTTTCCAACTTAAAAAACTCCcagacaaataaagacaactaAAAGGAGAGCTGTTGTGACGCACTATAAAACAACTTTAtatacacaagaaaaaaaacaaacaaattggcTATTGTGTGGAATGGTACAAATGTCAATGATACAGCACCTGTAAAGTTGTGGATCATTTGGGTAACTTTTAAAATACGGATCAAGGAGCGGGGGTTGCCttgcaaacaaatacaaaagagTTCTTGTTAAAATGCAGACACCGAGAAAGAATGTCACCTTTTCCTTTTGTCGTCTCTCCATCGGCTGCTCAGACTCAACACTGAAATGACACTGACGCGTTAAAAAGAGCCCAACTCCTGCTGCTTTTTCACAAACCCAGGGCTCGGAGGAAAGGAAACGCGGAGGGAAATTTGACTCAGCTTGTTTTTCAGCTCTGACGTCATCTGCAGTCAACCTGCTTCCTGTGGTCTCTGTCCCCACCTTCACTGTTGCTCTCTTTAGCTGGGAGGGTAGTAGCCCTGGTTGTAGTTCCAGGTGTTATTACCATAGCCATAGCTGCCATACTGTGATTGCTGGAAATTAACCAACACAGACAGGAAATCAGGACATGTGGAACTGTAGCTTGTGAGTGTACGCTCACCTTAACCACCAGAAGCACTCCTTTAGCTTGATCATTtacagattttcaaaatagtCTTAAATCCCAACAATCATTCCTACCTGGTACCAGTTGCCGTATCCCCCATAGCCGGTCTGTGCGCTCACGTCTGAGCCTACCACAGGCGGAGGGGGCGTCGTGATGGGGATGTGTGGCATGGTGGGTGGGACTTGTGCAGATACAGCAACAGGAGAGCCGTCCTCACTCTTGATCAGTTTCTCtggatcctcctcctccctgaaaataaaaaacagtggaTCAGCAGCAAGCCGAGGCTTACGCCACATTTCTGACCTTTCACTTGCTGTCATATCCACCTCATTAGTGTCAATAATCATCTCTAGACGTTAGAACATTTCACATCTGCTAGACAAAACAGTACATAGATGTCTGCCATTTTCTTGTACATGACAAATGTGACACACCACTTTTATCCACTCTCAATTTAGCCCAAAAACAACtgatttccagagataaatgtgatatttaaccATCAGACAGCGGCTCTGAGATAcacgtctcattcccacaacaacagagggagttgggattgaaaaaaataaattaaactgacAAAAGGTTGACGTCAAAGTGACATAAAAGTTTTATGAATACAACATGTGAATACAATCGTAATTGTTTTAGGTTTActcttcatttgaccaaatggagaaaaaaaagggtgaaagCCCTTTAAGGCTGCCCCctaatggaccaaacaattgtTGACCAGAAACAAACACGGAAAACTCAGGATGATGTGTctcatcaaaataaaattataacCTATATGGCTGAACCATGCATGGCTTTAATctgaaacacaggaagtgtggtCACACTGTGTAGTTTTGACAGaagtcacttcagtgtttatgGATGACGTGCTGCTGACTACAGAGTTTATCAACGAGTAAGTCCAAAGTTTGGGAACATGGTAATGTTATTCAGATGAAGTTTTTGTCGTGGGCAGCCCAACATCAGCTGTTCCCTTTTCTCTCACCCAttttctgcttctctctttGTACCACCAAGCTCCTTCAACAGTTTCTGATGTTCTTCATACACAGACAGCACACTGCAGAGACAGGGGTGATGatgaaaaaacattcaaacatcatAAACAGTTTGTTATATACTGCCTggaatttaaatgtttgtttaattatgTCAGTTGTGAGACATGAGTTGAACTCTGACCTCTGGATGGAGTTGCTGTAGTCCTCTGCAAACTGCAGGCCTCTCTGTGAGAGGAGGATCTTGGTGTGGGGGGTAAGAGGAGCTGCCAAAGCTCGCGTCACACACTCCTGCACTGCCTCAGCTGAGGCCCAGGGGTCTCCTGACACTTCCAGTTCCAACAGGTTCAAGTGCAGTTTATCATTATCCTGAGGGAAGAATGGACAATCAAGTATTTGCTTTTTACTTATTTAGGCACAAGCATGATTATTCACAACGATATGAGATTTCAATCACAGTCtgaaaaattacatttatgcAGCAAATGAGATGATTAACTGACATTTATATTCATTAGAAACTGAGGTGACAGAGTGGAAATTCAGACATCACAGTACCAATACCACAGGTCAATATTAAAGAAAACGGCCACTGCAGAAGAACatatcacactggtgtccaatcTTTATGTGCCGTGCTTGTTTATTGCCTATTTTCCTATAAACGGGAAcctaatttacaaaattaacattttctaATGAATAAGAACTGAATatagcaattgagaccattaactcttcaggaaaatgttcaatgatgtcataaatcaagtgagaaggaGACAAAGTCTTCTTTTTGAAACCAGTCTGTgccacttcctgtgcttcacCTTTCAAACAGAAAGACTACATCCATATCCTTCTTATATACAGACTATGGGCCCATTTGAAAGTTTGGtgtcacaaaaaataaataaatacagtttatcCATATTACAGCAAAAATACTTTCACCTTTAACTAGATAATAGATAAAAACCTGGTACCTCTATTACAGGCTGAATAATGTTACAGTGGGTGTTTGATGATTGTCTCACCGGACTAATCTCCAGCGCTTCCTGTAAAACCTTGCGGGCACTGATGGGGTTCCTGCCCAGTTTCTGCAGCATGCGTGCCAGCTTTATGGAGTAGAAAGCGTGCATTGTGGGCTTCTCTTTGGACTCAGCCACCGCCTCCTGCAGCAAGGACTCTGATAAGTCCAGGTGGCCTGCTCGTCTCTCCAGAGCAGCCCGGCGGAGGCGGACCACTGCCAACCCCGGCAGATTTCTCTCCAGCGCCTCCAGCACTCGCCGAGCCTCAGTTAAATCACCTGATAGAGAAGAGTTTTCAGACGCGTGGTGGAATACAAATGTAGGACAAGGTAATATGGCTTAAAAAATGCATATTGCAGTATAATTTGAAACATCTTGCAGTAACAGTATATATTGCGATATATTCTTGGATATGTACATTTGTGCACTTCAGAGCTCCTTCTCCACTTGCTTGCCAACCTGGACATGTCCACTTTGGACAGTGAAATGCTGTGGGAATGAACAGAACTATATGTagtgttttttaattgtgatggtgagaaaaaaaagaaaaaaaagaaagaaaagacaatcaGTATGTGCTGCTCAGTGTTGATTCTATCACTACGCAATGATCAATGTATGGGAAACTCTGTAAATGTTAGGAGTGCCAGTGGAGAACGACGTCATCAACACGCATTGCTGTGGTTAGTCGGTATAATAGAAATTTCTACGTTGTCAAATTTACATAATTTATATTGCATACTGTTTATACCGCCCATCTCTAAACAAGGATTctgaatttttttaatttgaggcTAAGTGATAATGATAAGTTCaaacataacttttttttaaggttGTATTCCATCATGTTATGGTAGAAGGGGCCGAAGGGACTTCTGATCACTCAAAACTACTTTCTTTGTGCTAGAGCATATGTTTCCCTTTTTGAGGTGGAGGCTTAGTACACATAAATGCATAAACCAACTTTAAAACATCTCTATCTATGGGAAACTCATCAGCAGATGAGCAACACAACAAGCTTgttgataacaacaacaacagcctttCTAGTACATGAAGGCCACTATAGTTCCCCAATATGCTTGGGAAGGGAGGAGTGAGTGGAGGACTTATTTAGCATTTAGCAGTCTtgccagtagatgtcactaattcttacacactagaaTTGTAATGcataagaaacacatttttggtaTGTTCGggtgaataaaatgtaaatgtcttgAGGGCCTTTATAATCACAATAATTCATGTCGTGACAGAATTTTAACAATCAACATCAGTCGGAGTCGTACCGTGCCTCTCCTCGAAGGTGGCCCACTGCATGTGGATGTTGGGTTTGTGTGGCAAGTGGATCTCACAGGCTCGTTTGTAAAGAGCTCGGGCCTCTTCCACACTCTGTGGCTCCAGGTACTGAATATACTGAACAACACGCAAATGTTAggcaaatacatacatacataacaataatcttttctttctttttctttcttttttttttaactgatctttTGTTCTTGAGGATATATGAAGAGGATACGTGCAGGTAAAGAAACCCAGAACAGTATGGACTGGTTATTTACTCTTCTCAACATTTggcacttggtggaaacacagcagaatATGCTCTTGCAATGTTCTTCTCCACATGCGTGCGTACGTGTGTACGTGCATGCGTGCGTACACACACGCGTTTGCACAACAtttgtagtgaggacactcagacatcatgcattccctagcccctaacctaaaccatcacaaccaaatgcctaatcctaacacTGAAACCAAACTCAAAAAGCCCATTCATGAATTTAGAATGCGAGGacaagccaaaatgtcctcactctctatGGTTTAGAGGTTtctgtcctcacaaagacacccatacaagaacaaacaaacatacacacacagacttttctTACCCTGGTCCAGAACTCCTCATAGAGAGCACAAGCGATCAGACAACGCTCAAAGAGGATGCGAACCCTGCGGTCGTCCTTAACAATTGTGGCCGCTTCCAACACTTCTGAAGGCTGAGCCGTTACCTCTGACCCCTCTGTGGCTACCTGGTTTGAATCTATTAGGAGACGGTGGTGTGAAAACTGCAACTGAATGAAATCACAAGACTAACGGGTGAAAATAGGCAACAGCTTCATCATGTACTCCTTTACCTTGGTCATGGGCTTTGATGTCTGTATTTAGGTGCGCAATCTCCCAGTCCAGGTAGGAGTGCCAGGCTCGGAGCTGAAGGCGATCCAGTGACTTGACGTGAAAGTATGGCCGCTTAATCTGCCCAATGGAGAGAATTtgtttcaaacacagacagaaaaaaaggaaaaactcaaCAAGAATAAAAAGTTAGAAATAAAACTGAGTTGCAACTTACCGAATCTTCAAAGTTCCATCTCTGGCGGACTTCTCCCTCGTTGTCCTGGTAGACTTTGTCCCTACCAAGCAGCACCTGTTCCCTTATCTTCTGTATCAGTTCCTCCTAAAACAAAATCATATAATTAAAAACTATAACAATAAGCATAAAATCAATTCTCTCTGTTGTGATCATCAGCTGTTACTCACTGAATCGGTGCCCTCAGGTGTGGAGGGATCTTCCTCCCCTGGCGGCCtttcctgcttctcctcctgaGCCTGTTCAGCACGCTCTGCCTTCTGACTCTGACGACACAGCGTCCTCAGCTCCTCGTACTCTTCCGGGGACAGCACCTCTTTGGGCTCGTGGCTGTTCAGATGCTCCTTGAACCTGATGAGGGACAAGATGAAGAACAGAGCGGGAGACAGGGCAAAGTTCATGAGAAGAGCAGATATGATGTGTTCAAGCAGAAGTTGAATATTACTCAAAATATAATGCCCTCATTTGTAattttttatattctttgaGCGCTGAGTGAGGCCGTGTATAACCTCAAgaaggtttttttctttgtctttgtccaaaaCAATTACACCACCTGAACAAGAAATTGTTCCGCTACAGTGAGCACATACAGCCCACACAGACCAACAAGATAATGGTCGGATTACGTCACAAGTACTCGGATCTCTACGTACACATGGACACCTAAAGTTTGACCCGGCCCTTACCatattgtgttgatttaaagTTCTCCTTAAAAtcct contains these protein-coding regions:
- the ubxn1 gene encoding UBX domain-containing protein 1 translates to MAELTTLESLLDMGFGRNRAERAVANTGNQGIERAMDWLMEHENDPDIDEPYVPPVGNVLGGETKSESSPEQPTLADTIEGGDNSLSETDMSLRRPLTEEEKREQVKRLEELMRMKQAERRERERADEVDREKQRRRHGQELQQVRQKIQDDEMKKLADQRRKEKMEDKMARQRVKDKIARDREERAQKFGGGPPPSTAASSQPAQPSPTSPTGQGPPPTKREYDESRIQIRLLDGSTITAVFKAQEPLAAVRVYVQVNGNTPEGQDFTLLSPYPRQVYTELDMEKPLKELGLVPSAVLVVSKK
- the si:ch211-114c17.1 gene encoding pre-mRNA-processing factor 39, producing MAAEGGEELSGNGDFEESSAMEASEVPPPPPIEMVEMSEEDNSAAAASEAPAGLDPAPFSIPQAADEEEGGLPADFERLWKASNDNPQDFTSWTDLLQYCEQENHITASRQALEAFLTRYPLCYGYWKKFADLERRAGYNSKAEEVCVKGLQAIPLSVDLWIHYINLLLGTLDMNLPESPQRIRSVFEDAVVAAGLEFHSDRLWDLYVEWEKEQGNMRNAAAVLDRVLKVPTQLYNTHYDKFKEHLNSHEPKEVLSPEEYEELRTLCRQSQKAERAEQAQEEKQERPPGEEDPSTPEGTDSEELIQKIREQVLLGRDKVYQDNEGEVRQRWNFEDSIKRPYFHVKSLDRLQLRAWHSYLDWEIAHLNTDIKAHDQDSNQVATEGSEVTAQPSEVLEAATIVKDDRRVRILFERCLIACALYEEFWTRYIQYLEPQSVEEARALYKRACEIHLPHKPNIHMQWATFEERHGDLTEARRVLEALERNLPGLAVVRLRRAALERRAGHLDLSESLLQEAVAESKEKPTMHAFYSIKLARMLQKLGRNPISARKVLQEALEISPDNDKLHLNLLELEVSGDPWASAEAVQECVTRALAAPLTPHTKILLSQRGLQFAEDYSNSIQSVLSVYEEHQKLLKELGGTKREAENGEEEDPEKLIKSEDGSPVAVSAQVPPTMPHIPITTPPPPVVGSDVSAQTGYGGYGNWYQQSQYGSYGYGNNTWNYNQGYYPPS